From Thalassotalea euphylliae, the proteins below share one genomic window:
- a CDS encoding DUF445 family protein, giving the protein MNKSSTTNLVALLLVIIGHFAAQPVVFAIGLFALSGAVTNWLAVHMLFEKVPGLYGSGVIPARFEDFKIGIRELMMKQFFTKENIDRFLSDDKGGAASINLEPVIEKVDLNPAFDGLVDVIENSQFGGMLAMVGGSEALQPMREPFIEKMKSAVKDITQTDDFHTNLRESLEGDSNIAHMQEKVSDIIQQRLDELTPQLVKEIIQDMIRKHLGWLVVWGGVFGGVIGCIAALTKTF; this is encoded by the coding sequence GTGAACAAAAGTAGCACCACTAACCTTGTCGCCCTGTTACTGGTTATTATTGGTCATTTCGCTGCCCAACCTGTTGTTTTTGCCATTGGCTTATTTGCTTTGTCAGGTGCGGTCACCAATTGGCTTGCGGTACATATGCTCTTTGAAAAAGTCCCCGGATTATATGGCTCTGGCGTGATTCCGGCGCGCTTTGAAGATTTCAAAATTGGTATTCGCGAATTAATGATGAAGCAGTTTTTCACCAAGGAAAATATCGACCGTTTCCTCTCGGATGACAAAGGTGGCGCTGCCAGTATTAACTTAGAGCCGGTGATCGAAAAAGTGGATTTAAATCCCGCTTTTGATGGTCTAGTGGATGTTATTGAAAACTCACAATTCGGTGGCATGCTGGCGATGGTCGGCGGCAGTGAAGCACTACAACCGATGCGCGAGCCTTTTATCGAAAAAATGAAAAGCGCCGTGAAAGACATCACTCAAACCGACGATTTTCATACCAATTTGCGCGAGTCATTGGAAGGCGATAGCAATATCGCTCATATGCAAGAAAAGGTCAGCGATATTATTCAGCAGCGCCTTGACGAGCTTACCCCGCAATTAGTAAAAGAAATTATCCAAGATATGATCCGCAAGCATTTGGGCTGGCTCGTGGTTTGGGGCGGTGTCTTCGGTGGTGTGATCGGCTGTATTGCCGCCTTGACCAAGACCTTTTAG
- a CDS encoding DUF2256 domain-containing protein has product MAHRKVHLPQKTCPVCARPFAWRKKWRHCWEQVIYCSQRCRRSRV; this is encoded by the coding sequence ATGGCGCATCGTAAAGTTCACTTACCGCAAAAAACATGTCCTGTATGTGCACGGCCTTTTGCTTGGCGGAAAAAATGGCGTCATTGTTGGGAGCAAGTGATCTATTGCTCACAGCGATGTCGTAGAAGTCGCGTTTGA
- a CDS encoding peptidylprolyl isomerase, whose translation MIKKHLNSLLSAALLWVSSHAVADTQWRTLSPDNLMVMTLPHGKVIFELAPQFAPRHVAHFKALAANGHYQDNKFYRVIDGFVAQAGPAESEQAYGDNLGHEQTASTISMESEWLLAQSPRITPVQSPDLFAKQTGFSGGFAVASDDTENKAWLTHCPGVLALARGNEPDSGTSHFYITNGQAPRYLDRIMTIFGRVVYGMNHVQAITRTAVIEGQAAVDNADFTPIVSMALMSSLPIDEQITIQVEDTESAAFVKKLVERRARSHAFFYKKPPSVLDVCQVPVVSRIVPTNADKPNKS comes from the coding sequence ATGATAAAAAAGCACCTTAACAGCTTGCTAAGTGCAGCACTTTTGTGGGTCAGCAGCCATGCCGTGGCAGACACTCAATGGCGCACCCTAAGCCCTGATAACTTAATGGTGATGACCTTACCGCATGGCAAAGTGATATTTGAGTTAGCGCCGCAGTTTGCGCCACGCCACGTAGCACATTTCAAAGCGCTTGCGGCGAATGGTCACTATCAAGATAACAAGTTTTATCGCGTTATTGATGGTTTTGTCGCGCAAGCAGGGCCGGCAGAAAGTGAGCAAGCTTATGGCGACAATTTAGGGCACGAGCAAACAGCGAGTACGATTTCGATGGAAAGTGAGTGGCTGTTAGCTCAATCGCCTCGGATCACGCCAGTGCAATCGCCGGATTTATTTGCCAAACAAACGGGTTTTAGCGGTGGCTTTGCTGTTGCTAGCGATGATACGGAAAACAAAGCCTGGTTGACGCACTGTCCGGGAGTCTTAGCACTGGCACGCGGTAACGAGCCTGATTCCGGCACTAGCCATTTTTATATCACCAATGGCCAAGCGCCACGTTATTTAGATCGCATTATGACGATATTTGGCCGAGTGGTTTATGGCATGAATCACGTACAGGCGATCACCCGTACTGCGGTCATTGAAGGGCAAGCTGCCGTTGATAATGCCGATTTTACACCGATTGTGAGTATGGCGTTAATGTCAAGCTTACCCATTGACGAGCAAATCACGATCCAAGTTGAAGACACTGAATCGGCAGCCTTTGTGAAAAAACTGGTGGAACGTCGTGCGCGTTCCCACGCATTTTTCTACAAAAAGCCGCCATCGGTGCTCGATGTTTGCCAGGTGCCCGTGGTCAGCAGAATCGTGCCCACAAATGCCGATAAGCCTAATAAAAGCTAG
- a CDS encoding DASH family cryptochrome, whose product MKTGLFLFTNDLRLQDNRALFEAARQCDRLILLYVLDEQQANAQQYQCQWVGEHRQTFVMQALNDLAQQLLLLDQKLLIVKGATTVVLSTLVESYSVKDIFYSATGDYRQQQLIASYQRQLANLAEANRVFDVTWQGVWQHTLFESSQLPFAIDEVPATFSKFRRLLEKQLPEITQPQQLTSLSPMPETLQHYDAQPLDMGATFIDHSVLPTLQSSSLSPCDDASLFEGGSHAGELQLAIYFQSELPQHYKETRNALDDWSSSTKFSPWLASGCVSPRQVYWALKKHERLQGENESTYWIFFELLWRDYFHWLALKIGKDLYAFTGVHHHKPLTSFHGERFIKWQLGLTPYPLVNAIMHQLNSTGYISNRARQITASCLVNELSLDWRYGAAYFQQQLIDYDAVVNWGNWQYIAGVGADPRGGRHFNLAKQQQLFDPNGDYIARWQGEQQAAPIDSVDIADWPIAHGAS is encoded by the coding sequence ATGAAGACTGGCTTATTCTTGTTTACCAACGATTTACGCCTGCAAGATAATCGGGCATTGTTTGAAGCCGCGCGTCAATGCGACAGGCTTATTTTGCTGTATGTGCTTGATGAGCAACAAGCTAACGCTCAGCAGTACCAGTGTCAGTGGGTGGGGGAGCACAGGCAAACATTTGTTATGCAAGCGCTAAATGACTTGGCGCAGCAGCTTTTGTTACTCGATCAAAAGCTCTTGATTGTAAAGGGCGCCACAACTGTAGTGCTCAGCACTTTGGTTGAGTCATATAGCGTTAAGGATATCTTTTATTCTGCAACGGGTGACTATCGTCAGCAGCAATTGATTGCATCTTACCAGCGCCAGCTTGCCAATTTAGCCGAGGCTAATCGGGTATTTGATGTGACATGGCAAGGTGTTTGGCAGCACACTTTATTTGAATCGTCTCAGTTACCGTTTGCGATTGACGAAGTTCCCGCGACTTTTAGCAAATTTCGCCGATTACTAGAAAAACAGCTACCTGAAATCACGCAGCCGCAACAGCTAACGAGTTTGTCGCCAATGCCAGAAACTTTGCAGCACTACGATGCACAGCCGCTGGACATGGGGGCAACGTTTATTGATCACAGTGTGTTGCCAACATTGCAGTCATCATCGCTTTCACCTTGTGATGATGCGAGCTTATTTGAAGGTGGTAGCCATGCTGGCGAATTACAGCTGGCGATATACTTTCAAAGTGAACTCCCGCAGCACTATAAAGAAACGCGCAATGCGCTTGATGATTGGTCTTCATCAACGAAATTTAGCCCTTGGCTAGCCAGCGGTTGCGTGTCGCCAAGGCAGGTATATTGGGCGCTCAAAAAACACGAACGCTTACAAGGGGAAAATGAATCCACTTACTGGATATTCTTTGAGTTATTGTGGCGTGACTATTTTCATTGGTTGGCGTTAAAAATAGGCAAAGATTTATATGCGTTCACCGGCGTACACCATCATAAACCATTAACCAGCTTTCACGGCGAGCGCTTTATAAAATGGCAGTTGGGTTTAACCCCTTATCCGCTGGTTAATGCCATCATGCACCAGCTCAATAGCACGGGTTATATTTCTAATCGCGCTCGGCAAATTACCGCCAGTTGTTTGGTCAACGAGTTATCGCTTGATTGGCGTTATGGTGCCGCCTATTTTCAACAGCAGCTCATTGATTACGATGCGGTCGTTAATTGGGGAAATTGGCAATATATTGCAGGTGTCGGTGCCGATCCTCGTGGTGGTCGGCACTTTAACCTAGCAAAACAGCAGCAACTGTTCGACCCAAACGGCGACTACATTGCCCGTTGGCAAGGTGAGCAGCAAGCAGCGCCGATTGATTCGGTGGATATCGCCGACTGGCCGATTGCTCATGGCGCATCGTAA
- a CDS encoding cryptochrome/photolyase family protein, with protein MSANTDTITTTSYQLDQPSHQAYRELRLILGDQLNAGHSWYQEKHSDVLYVIAELHQEQTYVTHHVQKIQAFFLAMSQFAGALSQAGHQVLHLTLDDTQHYADLPQLLASLLDKYQCQVFSYQRPDEFRLAEQLFGFARAYSGTSYCVETEHFFLTFNELSDYFQAEKRHRLETFYRKLRKRFNYLMTGETPEGGQWNYDQENRQKLKPQDIEQLPEPLLFGNDVTAINKRLARHNIAHFGEQPNQLLWPVNRQQAKVLLEHFCVICLPKFGQFQDAMTCQGQDMMSDRQWSLYHSRLSFALNTKILSPQLVVDTAIGYYRQQPDLISLAQIEGFVRQILGWREFVRGIYWANMPHYAAQNALAASNNLPKWFWSGETKMNCLHHAIKQSLQYAYAHHIQRLMITGNFCLLAGVAPDQVDAWYLGIYIDAIEWVEMPNTRGMSQFADDGIVASKAYAASGNYVDKMSDYCKSCAYKVKEKTTDDACPLNSLYWHFMIRHRAKFGTNPRQAMVYRNWDKQAESQQQATLARAEQLLARLDAI; from the coding sequence ATGTCAGCCAACACCGATACCATAACAACCACGAGTTATCAGCTCGATCAGCCAAGCCATCAGGCTTATCGAGAGCTGCGCTTGATCTTAGGTGATCAGCTAAACGCTGGACATTCGTGGTACCAAGAAAAGCACTCGGACGTGTTGTATGTGATTGCAGAATTACATCAAGAACAAACGTATGTAACGCACCATGTGCAGAAAATTCAGGCGTTTTTTCTCGCCATGTCGCAGTTTGCAGGCGCGCTCAGCCAAGCTGGGCATCAGGTGTTACATTTGACGCTGGATGACACGCAGCATTATGCCGACCTTCCTCAATTACTCGCCAGTTTACTTGATAAGTACCAATGCCAAGTGTTTAGCTATCAGCGGCCAGATGAATTTCGCCTTGCCGAGCAATTGTTTGGCTTTGCACGCGCATACTCAGGCACGAGCTATTGCGTTGAAACCGAGCATTTCTTTCTCACCTTTAATGAGCTAAGTGATTATTTCCAAGCAGAAAAACGCCACCGTTTAGAGACTTTTTATCGCAAGTTACGCAAGCGTTTTAACTATTTGATGACGGGCGAAACGCCAGAAGGTGGTCAATGGAACTATGATCAAGAGAACCGCCAAAAGCTTAAACCCCAAGATATTGAACAACTGCCCGAACCTCTGCTGTTTGGCAATGACGTCACGGCAATCAATAAACGGTTGGCGAGACATAACATTGCGCATTTTGGCGAGCAGCCAAACCAATTGTTGTGGCCGGTGAATCGCCAACAGGCAAAGGTCTTACTTGAGCACTTCTGTGTAATTTGCTTACCTAAATTTGGCCAGTTTCAAGATGCCATGACGTGCCAAGGGCAAGATATGATGTCCGATCGTCAGTGGAGTTTGTATCACTCGCGCTTGTCGTTTGCGCTCAACACGAAAATTCTTTCACCACAACTTGTCGTCGACACGGCGATTGGTTATTACCGCCAACAACCGGATCTTATTTCACTGGCGCAAATAGAAGGCTTTGTCCGGCAAATTCTTGGTTGGCGGGAGTTTGTTAGGGGCATTTATTGGGCAAATATGCCACATTACGCTGCGCAAAATGCGTTAGCTGCGAGTAACAACCTGCCCAAATGGTTTTGGAGCGGTGAAACGAAAATGAACTGTTTGCATCACGCGATCAAGCAATCACTGCAATACGCATATGCTCACCATATTCAACGTTTGATGATCACCGGCAATTTTTGTTTGTTGGCCGGGGTTGCACCGGATCAAGTGGATGCTTGGTATCTCGGCATCTACATTGATGCCATTGAGTGGGTGGAAATGCCGAATACGCGAGGGATGAGCCAATTTGCTGATGACGGTATAGTTGCTTCAAAAGCCTATGCTGCCTCTGGTAATTACGTTGATAAAATGAGTGATTATTGCAAGTCGTGTGCGTACAAGGTGAAAGAAAAAACCACGGATGACGCCTGCCCACTCAATAGCCTGTATTGGCACTTTATGATCCGCCATCGCGCCAAGTTTGGTACCAACCCAAGGCAAGCCATGGTTTATCGCAATTGGGACAAACAAGCGGAAAGCCAGCAACAAGCGACGCTGGCCAGAGCAGAGCAATTACTGGCACGGCTCGATGCGATTTGA